From the genome of Pseudomonas sp. WJP1:
CACTTTCGGGTGGGTGACCAGCGGGCTACCGACGGTTGGACCACGGCCAAACACCAGGTTGAGCACGCCGGCGGGGAAAATCTCCGACGCCAGTTCGGCCAGGCGCAATGCGGTCAACGGCGTTTGTTCCGACGGCTTGAGCACCACGGTATTGCCGGCGGCCAGGGCCGGGGCGATTTTCCAGGCGACCATCATCAGCGGGTAGTTCCACGGCGCGATGGAGGCGATCACCCCCACCGGGTCGCGGCGGATCATCGAGGTGTGGCCGGGCAGGTATTCGCCTCCGGCCGAGCCGCTCATGCAACGGCTGGCGCCAGCGAAGAAGCGGAACACGTCGGCAATCGCCGGGATCTCGTCATTGAGCGCGGCGCTGTAGGGCTTGCCGCAGTTGTCCGATTCCAGCTTGGCCAGCTCTTCGCCATGGGCTTCGATGGCGTCGGCGAGTTTGAGCAGCAGCAGCGAGCGCTCTTTCGGTGGTGTGTGCGACCAGCTGTCGAACGCGGCATCGGCGGCGCGCACGGCGGCATCGACCTGGGCTTCGCTGGCTTCGTTGATTTCCACCAGCACACTGCCCAGCGCGGGGTTGAACACCGGTTGGGCAGGGCCTTCGCCGGTGAGCAGTTGGCCGTTGATCAGGAGTTGGGTTTGCATGGCTTTGTCCTCTTCGAAGCTATTTATTTTTATCTGCAGAAACCGGCCCCTGTAGGAGCGAGCATGCTCCGGGCGGCGTTCCGACGATGAACCTGAGAGCACCGAGGGGTGTCAGGTGCCCAGTGTCATCGTTGACGACCATCGCGAGCAGGCTCGCTCCTACAGGGGGTAGTTGTTGTCTGTACGTGATTTATTTCCCGCCGCTACCGGCAACGCTCTCACCACCCCGCGTCAGGTAATAGGCGCCAAGGATCGGCAGCATCGTCACGATCATCACCAGCATCGCCACGACGTTGGTCACCGGCACATCCCGTGGGCGGCTGAGCTGGTTGAGCAGCCACAGCGGCAGGGTGCGTTCGTGGCCGGCGGTGAAGGTGGTAACGATGATCTCGTCGAATGACAGCGCGAACGCCAACATGCCGCCGGCCAGCAACGCCGAGCCGAGGTTCGGCAGGATGATGTAGCGGAAGGTCTGCCAGCCATCGGCGCCGAGGTCCATCGAGGCTTCGATCAAGCTATGGGAGGTACGACGCAAGCGGGCGATGACGTTGTTGTAGACGATCACCACGCAGAAGGTCGCGTGGCCGACGATGATGGTGAACATCCCCGGCTCGATGCCCAGTGTCTTGAAGGTCGCCAGCAGCGCGATGCCGGTGATGATCCCCGGCAGGGCGATCGGCAGGATCAGCATCAGCGAGATGCCTTGCTTGCCGAAGAAATCCCGTCGGTACAACGCCGCCGACGCCAGTGTGCCAAGCACCATGGCAATCGCCGTGGCAATGGCTGCGATCTGCAGCGACAACTTGATCGCTTCCAGCACGTCGGGGCGCGAGAACGCCACGCCGATCCACTTCAGGGTGAAGCCCTTGGGCGGGAAGCTGAAGGCTGCGTCTTCGGTGTTGAAGGCGTACAGGAAGATGATCAGGATCGGGAAGTGCAGGAACACCAGCCCGCCCCAGGCTGCTATGCGCAGGCCTAATGAAGCCTTTTCAGAGTGCATCGAAGGCCCCCAGTCGTTTGACGATGGACAAATAAATGGCGATCAACACGATCGGCACCAGGGTGAAGGCGGCGGCCATCGGCATGTTGCCGATCGCACCTTGCTGGGCATACACCATGCTGCCGACGAAGTAGCCCGGTGGGCCGACCAGTTGCGGCACGATGAAATCGCCCAGGGTCAGCGAAAACGTGAAGATGGAGCCTGCGGCAATCCCCGGAATCGACAGCGGCAAAATCACCTGCATGAAGGTCTGGCGTGGCTTGGCGCCGAGGTCGGCGGAGGCTTGCAGCAGCGACGGCGGCAGGCGCTCCAGCGACGCCTGGATCGGCAGGATCATGAAGGGCAGCCAGATGTAGACGAACACCATGAAACGCCCCAGGTGTGAGGTCGACAAGGTACTGCCGCCGACTCCCGGAATGCCCAGTACGAACTGCAACAAGGGTTCCAGCCCCAGGTTCTGCACGAACCACTGCGCCACGCCGCCCTTTGCCAGCAGCAGGGTCCAGGCATAGGCCTTGACGATGTAGCTGGCCCACATCGGCATCATCACCGCGATGTAGAAAAATGCCTTGGTTTTACCCGTGGTGTAACGCGCCATGTAGTAAGCAATCGGGAACGCGACGATGGCGCTGGCGATGGACACCACGATGGCCATGCTCAGGGTGCGCAGGATGATGTCGAAGTTCGATGGCTGGAACAACGCGGCGAAGTTCGCCAGGGTCAGGTCAGGAGTGACCGCCATGGTGAAGTCGTCGAAGGTGTAGAAGCCCTGCCACAGCAACGTCAGCAACGAGCCCAGGTAGATCGCGCCGAACCAAAGCAGCGGCGGTACCAGCAGCATCGACAGGTACAGGTTCGGCCGGCGATACAGCAGGTTGGAAAACCTGCGCAACGCCGAGCCGCCCGACGAGGTTTGGGAAACAGCCAGGGTGCTCATGTCACACCCCGCCTGTCAGGGTGTCGTGCAGCGGGATCATCGCTTCGCGAGCCCAGCGAGCGCTGAGGCGTTGGCCGGTCTGGTGCTGGGCGCTGGTATCGAGCCATTGATTGTTGGCCTGGCTGATGTTCAGGGTCTGGCCGTTTTCCAGCTTCAGTTCGTAGCGGGTGGCGCTGCCCTGGTACTGGATGTCGTGCAGCAGGCCGCTGACTTCGATCTCGTGGCTGGCCAGCGGACCTTCGGCGAAACGCACGTGTTCCGGGCGAATCGAGAACGGCTGCGGATTGCCGCTCAACTGCCGCGCCAGGTCACCGCGGATCACGTTGGAAGTACCGACGAATTCGGCGACGAAGGTGGTTGCCGGTTTCATGTACAGGTTGCGCGGCGAATCGACCTGTTCGATGCGACCCTTGTTGAACACGGCGACGCGGTCGGACATCGACAGCGCTTCGGTCTGGTCGTGGGTGACGAAGATGAAGGTGATGCCGAGCTGGCGTTGCAGCTTCTTCAGTTCGCCTTGCATTTGCTCGCGCAGCTTCAGG
Proteins encoded in this window:
- a CDS encoding ABC transporter ATP-binding protein; translation: MTLAVQFTNVSRQFGEVKAVDRVSIDIQDGEFFSMLGPSGSGKTTCLRLIAGFEQPSAGSIRIHGEEAAGLPPYQRDVNTVFQDYALFPHMNVRDNVAYGLKVKGVAKAERLKRAEEALDMVALGGYGERKPVQLSGGQRQRVALARALVNRPRVLLLDEPLGALDLKLREQMQGELKKLQRQLGITFIFVTHDQTEALSMSDRVAVFNKGRIEQVDSPRNLYMKPATTFVAEFVGTSNVIRGDLARQLSGNPQPFSIRPEHVRFAEGPLASHEIEVSGLLHDIQYQGSATRYELKLENGQTLNISQANNQWLDTSAQHQTGQRLSARWAREAMIPLHDTLTGGV
- a CDS encoding ABC transporter permease encodes the protein MSTLAVSQTSSGGSALRRFSNLLYRRPNLYLSMLLVPPLLWFGAIYLGSLLTLLWQGFYTFDDFTMAVTPDLTLANFAALFQPSNFDIILRTLSMAIVVSIASAIVAFPIAYYMARYTTGKTKAFFYIAVMMPMWASYIVKAYAWTLLLAKGGVAQWFVQNLGLEPLLQFVLGIPGVGGSTLSTSHLGRFMVFVYIWLPFMILPIQASLERLPPSLLQASADLGAKPRQTFMQVILPLSIPGIAAGSIFTFSLTLGDFIVPQLVGPPGYFVGSMVYAQQGAIGNMPMAAAFTLVPIVLIAIYLSIVKRLGAFDAL
- a CDS encoding ABC transporter permease, which encodes MHSEKASLGLRIAAWGGLVFLHFPILIIFLYAFNTEDAAFSFPPKGFTLKWIGVAFSRPDVLEAIKLSLQIAAIATAIAMVLGTLASAALYRRDFFGKQGISLMLILPIALPGIITGIALLATFKTLGIEPGMFTIIVGHATFCVVIVYNNVIARLRRTSHSLIEASMDLGADGWQTFRYIILPNLGSALLAGGMLAFALSFDEIIVTTFTAGHERTLPLWLLNQLSRPRDVPVTNVVAMLVMIVTMLPILGAYYLTRGGESVAGSGGK